ATATACAATATGAAAAAAGCAGAGACTTTTAGAAGTTGTCTAAACCACTTTGTAATCCTCAGTCTGAACCTGGAGTTGTTCTGCTCTGGGAATTAAGGTGCCTCTTTGCTCGTGTGGGCTTTGTAGTTCTGAGCTTAGTTGCTCACTGCCTTGCAGGCTGCTGATCTCTTGCAGTGTGTATGTGGGGGGAGGGtttgtgacttttttcttttacagctgcTCCTTTATATTGACCCTGTGCATTGAGTGACTGGAACGTGAAGAGATTGGTTTCTTGATACTTGACAGTCACCTGATTGGCTCAAGAGGCTTAGTTGTGTTTGTTTATTCCTCTCTGTGACCTAGTGCTGTGCCATGCACTGACATGGTTCTGGTTCAGTTGCTGGCCAGAGCACTGCAGATGACTGTGTCTTGGTGGATCTGAAGGGACATGATTCTGTAATAAATTCCTCTTGGGTTAGTTAGTATTGTTGCAGATCAGTGTGCTGTTGCTAACTGTTCACAAATTCTTTCActtgtgctgctcagcagttcCTTGTTGTTAGGAAAACTAGGGTTGGTAGCACCTAAAGGGAGCAGGAGTTGAGTGagtagaaaacagaataaagcaCAGTTTGTGTAGCTTGCATCTTCTGGCTAAATTAGTCAAAGCTCAGGTGTAGGAAAGGAGATGAGATTAAGCTTGTAGAGAATCACTTGTGAAGGACTACACAGTTGAATACATTGGCCACAGGTATTACTTTTCTGTTCCCTCTGTGGCCTCATCAGACAGGAGTGAGCTGCTATCTCTTTGATCAGGAGAAACTAGGAACAGTTGTGCGGCAGttaataatttcttcttatGACATTCAGTATCAGCTGTGTGGCTACCCTTGTATCTGGTGTGATAAGCATTTAACCTGAGTTATCCAAGGTTTAGTTTTGCGTTTCATCTTCATTGTAAACGTGTTGGGTCTGGTTTTGCACTTGGCTTCCCTTCTGTTAACGTAATCTTCAGGTGGAGGTAGTGTTTCCTGCGGGAAGGTTCCAAGGAGTTGCTTATTTGTCTATGTTTTAGCTCAGAGTAATCTCTATTTCTGCTCAGTGCCAAGTCCAAATGCTCTGATCTTAAACGAATAAGCTGTGAGCATCAGGCTAAAGCTTTTGGTCTCTTCAGGTCTGTGGAGTGGGGATTATGATTAGTAATTTACTCGTGTTTAACTAGAGGTAGGTGAGTCTTGACTTGGAGCACTAGAGGCTTGCTTTGTGACCCTCAGTGTCTGTAGAACAGTGCTGTGAAGAGCTGATGGTAGCTTTCTAAggtcagaggcagcagcaaaatATCACTGGAATCTATGACTGCTTTTCCTGCTCTAATGCAATTCAACATGTGGTTGATACAGAAATATAATGctggcttaaaaaaagaaaacaaatctacTGAACTGCTAGGTTGGCTGCTTAAGTCTTCTGTGGCAGGATGTCAGAGAGCTCAGTGCTGCAGGTTGATCAGTCTGTGAGCTCTTGCAGTACAGCTTTCTGGAAGGAATTCTGAGCTTTCTGTTGCGAGGAAGCTCTAAGAGTTGGTGAGATGTGATCTGGCAGGCTGGTTCCGTTTCAGTGGTGCTAGAAGGAAAAGGTTGTGGTCATGCTTCTAAGAGGCTTTGCAAATTACTTGGCTCTGTGCTTGTCATATGATGTGTTGGTAGTTCAAGTGTTAGAAGAGATGATACAATGCCTTGGGAGTGCATTTTAAGCTCTTTTAAGGCATCCCTAGAACTTCACAGGCCTTTGTATAACTTCCTTGTTCCTGTATGAGAAGAATGGTGTGAGAGCAAGAGCGGCCTTAAAGCCCAAGTGCTGTGAGAGTTACAACCTTGACTGGGGCTGGACCATGGATCTGACTTGGTGGGCCACCTGGTTTGCTGCTTGAAGATTCTACTTGATCTTCATAGTATttctccctggaaaaaaaaaataccctgaaCTTCTGTGGAGTGAGTGATTCTCAGTGTCATGAGCGGATATACTGagtggggctggaggtgggccTGGCTGCGTGGTGACTGGTGGGATGTCTAGGGAAGAGTGGAAGAATCGAAGAAACTCTTCATAAACTCTTAGGCTCCAGTGAGAGGCTGCTTGGGTGGTATTTGTTTTATAGTCATTCTTTTCCTCTATAAACTTTCTGAACTCCCGTGAACTTTTTTCTCCGTGATAACATGCAGGAATGAGCTTCAGAGGATGCATTGTGTGAAGAACTACTTCCTTCTGCTGGAAGCTGGTTTTgaacttgcttttcatttttgtgttacAGATAGTGGGTAGTCATGactttcttctgtgctttataTTCTTTCTCCTTGGGTATCTTTGTGCTGAGGAGTTTCCTTAGAAAGTATGTAAGGGGAAAAACTTagcctttcttttccatgttctgTAACTTCCACGGTCATCTTCAGGTGGACACTGACTGCTTAATTGACCATAATAAGCACCGCctattctttatttaaagataATTTCCTCTTTTATATCTAAGATTTTGGGGGATTCTCTGTAACGCTGACAGGCTCCTTAGAAGGCGGTTGTGAACCTGCAAGCTGGCGCACCTGTGACTGTGGGAGGAAACAAAGCACAAACCTAGCTGTTTATCGCCTTTcttctgacattttttaatgagttggagcttgcttgcttgctaCAGTCTGGAAGGGAGGGGAACAGCTGTGCAAACCCCACTTCCTTCACCAGTAGTGAAAGAGGGTCTGCTGGTGTGGGCACTCTTCACCTTCCTCCTTCCTAAGGTTTTGTGCAAGCCTGTCTGCTGTAAATCGTGTTGTTTCAGTCCCTGAGCCTGGTCTGGATGTGGTTGGCTCCTGGGTGGGAGTGGTAGGTGGGAAGCAAGCGGGGGCGTGGATACTGGGACGCAGTGAGTGAGGACAGGGGAAGATGTCATCTCAAAGAGAGCAGCCCGTAAATGCAACAAGTTGCCTTTGTTCTGAAAACAGATCTTTCTCTGAGATGAGGTAAACAAGAAGCAAGCCGTGCAAAGCAGCACAAGGGGCTTCCCCCGTGCCCGTGAAAGGGCGCAGATAGGGGTTGGAGCACCAGCTTTAGGCCAGGAGGAAGTGAAAGCAGCAAATCTgtttggggagctgctgctgagtgcTCTGGTGCTTCCTCCCCTCTTCCAGTTACTGATGCCCTTTGTTGTGTTGCTGGTCATGAAAAGGGAAACAGCTGATCTGGGAACTTGCATCTGAGTGGTGTGAGGCTTTGTCTGGTGTATTCTCTCTTCCTCTGTAGTGGCACTATGAACCCTTTCGGGTTTTCTAGAGTGCGCTTGGCTAGGTGCTGTGCTCCAAAACAGTGTCCTTGGAGATGTTTTACTGTTCAGCTTCCCACTTTGCTTGCTGTGGCCCTTCTCAAACTCATCCTTTGCCTTCTGTTCCCTtgagctgtgctggctctgaATACCTTAGTGCTTCCAGGTGGTTGTGGCTTAGCTGTGGAGTCTATTCTCTTGTGGAATAAATCCAcaagtttgtttccttttcccctccaatGTTAAGCTCTTAAACCTGTGGGAGGTTTGGGAAATTACCTGCCTGACAGAGGCAGGCTTGGCCAGCACCAAGCTCAGACTGACAGAGCGAGCCCCGATGCAGTGGGATAGGGATTGTATCTCAACTTCACTGCCTCGTTGAcagctctgcatttctgcattccTCCCCCCCCTCTTCCACGGGTGCATCGGTTCACGTGAGAGTGTGAGCTCTTGGGGCAGATCTGTCTGCACGGTGCTGGGTAGGACCGATCCCTGCCACAGAAGAGGTCAGTAGGTCACTCCAGTGGGTGCCAGAGGGGTGGGAAGTCTGGCTGGGCACACCAGTGTTTGGTCTTTCTGCCTGTGGTCTCCAGGTCCTGAGGTGGAACTGCAGCCGCTCTGCTGTTGTACCTATTCCTAGAGAGGTCTCCAAGCTACTTAGTGGCATTGAAATAGGTGTCTGCTCTTTCCAGCCAGAATGCAGCTGTTTCTAAACACAAATCAAAGCAGGCAGTATGTGGGCAGTCAAAGtgcaaagtgaaaaataagattttgagGGTTTGCAGGGTCAAAAGTCTTCCTAAGCCTTTCTTAAGCAGAAAAGAGGCTTATAGATGGACCGGCTCAGCCAAGCAGATGTCACAGCTGTGTCTGACCTGTGGTTTCATATGTTAAATCTTAGGTCCGTCAGTAGATTAATCTAATGATACTTGATCTGATTAAGTGTGTCCCTTTATATGATAGCATGTGTGTTTTTCCAGCTCTGGAGACTCCACAGAAGTCTGGCCCTCAACAGTCGCACACTGTAACCTGTCCAGTTTGATATTTATGCTGGTACGTTGGCTTGTAGAAATGGTGTGTTGCTGAGGATAACCAGTTTGCAAATGTGCTGTCTCTCCGAGAAGTGCCAATTCCGTGCGTTTACAGGAGCCTCAGGACAATATACACTTAGTGACCATTAAGTAGACCATTACAAGGGGATGTGTATGGCATGACTCTAAGCAACTGgtagtttttcttcttcagtttgaAAGCCAAGGCTTTAACCCTAACCAGTCATGTGTCAGGGAGGGTGGACTTGATCTGTACCATGAGCTGCTGTTAACATAGCTGCCAGTTACTTCCTCTCTGAACTGGAGCTTGCTCGCCACTGGCAGTTTTTTcaatagcaagcaagaaaaaatggaagggTCAGTTGAAGAGCAAAAATATGTACTAATAGATAGAAATCTAGGTGGAAACAAGGTAGGCAGAATTCATTATGGGATCGCTGACTGTGGGACACCATGCAGTTGTAAATAGAAAAACCTTCTTCTAGAGGTTATTGTAGCCTTGGTGGTGTTCTGAACAGAGCCTAAAAGGGGAAATAAGTGCAGCTTTCTGATAATGGTGTCCTGTTGAAGTATTAAACAAGCTTATACCTCCCTCCCATTATGTTGAGGGCTGAGAGAATATGGTTAAGATCATGATACTTTCTCTGCCAAATAACGTGAATCTAATTCTTGCAGTGTTCTTGTTTGCAGGTAGTGTGAAGTCATGGCTATCCTGTTCGCTGTTGTGGCGAGGGGCACAACCATCCTTGCCAAACATGCCTGGTGTGGAGGAAACTTCCTGGAGGTGACAGAGCAGATCCTGGCAAAAATACCATCTGAAAACAACAAACTGACCTATTCACATGGGAAGTGAGTAATGCTTGTCTTCTGGGAATGGAAGAAGAGAGTAGTGAACATGCACGAGGACAGGGATAAATGGGGCGTAGCCAAATTCATATTTGGATGTGTTAGTATGCTGATTGAATGTGCAGTCAGCTCAACAGCtactttttgtttctcagaaCTTCACGGCATAACCAAGATTTGAATTTGGCTTAAGCAATAAGTACCAAGGCAGTTGATAGGAAATGAAGTTTTCTGTTGTGCAACTCCAGAGTGAGTTAGAGGGTGCTCAGCTGTGGATGTCAAACTGTTAAGAGACTTTGGTATTTGGCTTGTGGAGTCGTTTGTTGGCTTTTCTGAGGCTTAAACATGGCTTCACATAAAAATGTCACCCTTCTCAGATCACTTGTTgatccttgttgctttaaggTAAGTTGTAGAGTCATCCTGAGCTACCGTAAATCAGCCTCTGGGACAGAAGGATTTTTCCCAGGCTTGTAGAGATGTCTGAGCAATGCTTGATTAATGTTGATAGAACGGAGGGAGTAGATGTAACATCACCTGAGACTATGCCGATGTGTTGCACATGCAGAGTAGGTAAGTCAGTGTGCTGGTGGGCAAACTAAAGATCTGTGGAGAAAGCGGATTTAGAAGCATTAGATCCtacttcagcttcttttttttattttttggaattGGCAGCGGGGCAGGATTCTCAGTATTGCCCAAGCTGTTCTGTTGTGTGAAACCTCTTTTGGCTGCCTGAGGATTCAAGAGATAAGAATTGGGGTATCTTCTCGTGTCTCTCCCTGGCTTAAGAGCACTAAAAGTCCCTGGGGCAGAGTTTCCTGAGGAAGTTGCCTGCCCTGTGGTCTAACATACTTTGGATGctgagtcttttttttctctactgtaATTTTAAGgtacagttattttcttttgatgtaaCTTTGCCTTGTGTGCTGTTCAGCCAACTATGGAGTTGAGTTTTAGGGGTACTGTAGTGCACTTTTCTCAATGAAAACTTGAATTGTGATAGAGACTGATTTGTTCTTTGGGGAGCACTGAGAGCTAGGTAACTAATGCATTTACATTTGCAAAGCATTCTGCAAAGTGTATAATCTCTTGCTCATTACTGACTGTTTCCTTAATGAGGATTTAACATCACTGCAGTTTGGTGGTTCTGGTTTGCGTTGTGCTATTGAAGCACAGCTGCCATTTAGCAGCTCTGGGCACTGAGCTACCATCAGTGTCTCCTCTGCTAAAGTTAGTTTCTTCTGACAAGCCTTATATTGGCTTTTGACAACTGCCTCTTTGGTCAGAATCTGTCAACCCTGCCTTCCCTctaggaaaggagaaggaattgATCCTAGCCGTCTGTTTGGGGGGATTTTCTTCCTCCAAGGTTTTTGGTTTGTAGTGCTGTAGAATagcctctctctcttttttttatttttccttttagtttttttttttttttctcccccttgaCAGTGATAACTGGGCAGAATGTGAAACTGTGAAGCTGAGTGAGCACAAGGAGTTGTCATTCTTCCCCTCTGTAGGGTTTCAGGGATCCTTCTACCTTGCCAGAGTCCCAGCTTGTAGGCTAGAAAATTGCCCTGTAATCTGCCTGTCTAGGATCAATTCTCCttctgaaacaggaaagaacttgatttttttaactttgtttgaacttcttaaatgcatttaatgagttatttttgttttcaagaagaaCTTCTGTGTCTTTCGTATAATCTCCAAGGAAAACCAGCCCTCTAGCGTCAGGAGTTCTTGGGGTTATTCTGTCTCTGCTGTTACGATTCTTCTACGAGTTGCTGGGGAGCCTACAAGGTAGTACCAGACAAGCTTTATCTCTCTCCCTCCAGGAAGGAGAGGCAATAGTTATGGATGTgcagggatttttattttttttatgagaacAGACATGCAGGGCAGTAAACTATACTTCTAGCTCATGCCTAAAGCTTATTTTGATGTTATCTTACTTATATAATACAAAACCTGAGTCTGAAAGCTACTGAGCTGTGCCCTTAGAGCTGTACATGCATTGTGCACTGAGCTGTGCAGTACATGCATTAGCTTGCTTTTATTCTGGTGTTTGTAAGAGGGTCCACATGCTTACTGAGGATGGGAATACGCAAATGTCAAAGTGAAAGGATACACagagtttttaattaaaatttaatttattttttaaaaaaaaagtagtgttCATGTGGCCTTTTTGCAACTCTGTTCCTATTTTGTCCTGCTGTACTGGTCAGAAAAATACATCATGTAGTGGAGCATCAAATGGTAGTGAGGGGgcaatttaataaaaaagccaCAGCTAAAGCCAGTGGGTTTGACTAGAATGCTCTGATCAGttctggtttgggtttaggTGTGTATGAACTaaggtgtggttttttttctggtgggcCTAAAATAACAGCTTGGTTTAATTTTAATAGGAAATAGGAAAGTATTGCTTTGAACTGGTTTGCACTTTTTTAGGGTACTAAGGGTTGCATTTAACTAATgcctgtgtttgcacagcaccaCCAAAGGCGTCTGTATATGAATAGTTAACCTAGCCACATGGTTCAGGCCTGTTTAGCCTGATTATTGTTCTATCTaattcattttctgctgtggttgCTTTTGTCTGTTAGCCTTTGTGACAAAAACCAAAGGTAGGGCAACCCAGCAGTCATAGAAACAAGGCTAAAGAAGCAAGTCACTGTACTGGTGAGGCTCACTAAAGCATCGTCGTTAATTAACTGCAGCTCTTGTCACATGTGAACTAGTGCATGGGTGCTTGTATGCACATTGATTAGGATTAGACATAAATCTTGCTCCTGGGTATCTTgtcaaggttttgtttttacaagtaAGTAGCTGGAAGAATGTGGAACTGAAGGTGTTTGGTAACTAAATGTCCCACAAAGTTATTGCTGAGCGTGGAGTGCTGTGAAGCACGTGAGGCCGGTGATTCCTTAACATGTGGTCTCTAATTTGGGGTAGCTTGTAGGAATGGAAACACTTCCCTGAACAAAGTTGGCATCTCTGTGAGTTCCTGTAGAGTAACTGGAATTTGCTCTTCTACTCCTCCAGCCCTTGAAGGCCCCACAGGCACTAGTGTCTTCTAGAAGATTAGTCCTTCGGCAGCTCCAAATGAcctttttgtgttgttttcttctctgcagttATCTGTTTCATTACATCTGCCAAGACAGGATTATATACCTCTGCATCACAGATGACGTAAGTATTTTGGTCGCAGCTATTGCACAGACAGGCTCTTTgcaggttttggctttttttttttttttgtatctgtatGTTAAAGAAAATCAATACTGAGTGCTAAGCtgaggtgcttttttttccttattggaGCCACTGCTTCTGTTCATTCACATCAGTTACAGCTTTGAAGTCTAAGCCTGGGACTCAGATGCATGTGAATAGTTTGTTTTGAGGTTAAGTTCTTGGTTTTGCATAGTTTCTGTCTTAGCAGCCCCAGTCCAGTAGAATCTAGATGTAGAGGATAGCCTGTAATTGCCAGTGAAATATATGCGTAATACTCCTGGATTCTGGAAGTGTTGGGAATAGGTACTAGGCACAGAATTAGAATTATGGATTCCCCAGTAAAGTCTGCTGCTGAGCAATGTCCAGGAAGCTGAGACTGAAATCTGGCTGCTCTTCAAACCCCAGGATAACCAGTCAAATCCCATAGCGTTAGGAGCAGCATGCCTGTTAAGAACTGATAATTACAGTTTCACTACAGCTGGCTGTGTGCCCTGCACACTTCATTATTCGTGACTTGACACAGCTCTGGACGTGGTCtgctctcttccctccaggACTTTGAACGATCCAGAGCCTTCAACTTCCTGAATGAGATCAAGAAGAGGTTCCAGACCACATATGGCTCAAGAGCACAGACAGCCCTTCCCTATGCAATGAACAGCGAGTTCTCAAGCGTCTTAGCTGCACAGCTGGTGAGATCTGTTGCTAAATGAGGTTTCCCTAAGAAACCAAACTTCTCCCCAGAAATTCTCCTTGTATTTTCTTACTCGGAACTGAAGCACTGTGCTGAGTCTGGGTATAAAGCCAAGGGAGTTGGCTCTTCTCCCCACGCTTACCCTGCAGCTGGGTTGCTTCACTAGTTAGGTGATTAAAAATGGGTAGGGGTTAATAATGATGCATTAACTGTCTGTACCAGGTAGCTGCCCCAGAGGCTAGATCTTGATGGTAACGTTTGAAATGTCAAACCTAGTTCCAGCTGACCATTCAGTGCAAGCTAACATCACTGTCACAGAGAGCAAGACTTGTAACAATGTTTGTTACTCCATTTCTGTTAAGCTAAACTTTAGAACTTGAGTATCTGTTAGTCCCTGACTGCCTCTCACTTGTCTCCCATTTACTTCATGCTAATTTCGGTGGCACAGTTCTGGAGTGTGACAGGGTATTTGCTTAGGGTACTGCATCCTttccaggaggaaagaaaactgggCTTGGACTACAGTCAGGTGCTGTATACAGAACCGTGGTAGACTCTCCAGCTAGCTTGCACAGAACCTCCAAGGATTTCCATTCCCCAGATGGGTAGGAGGTTAAAGAGCAGCATAAATGACTTGTGAAAGGTCCTACATTCTCTGAGTTGACGTTTGCCTTGGACCCTTCCAaccccaaaattaaaaatgagggTGTTACAAAAGTGAGGGGAATATTTGTTTCATCCTCAACTTGAGCTTTTCAGCTGAAGCTGTAGTGGTGTTTAGGATGATGCCAAATTCCAAGTCTAGGGACTGCAGGCACTGTAGTCTTTGCAAGATGAGTTGCTCCACTAGTGTGATTCCAGTCTGGAAGGAAAATTAAGCCCATGTCAATGGGGTCTGTGCAGGCACTGAACAACAGCATGTGAAGGGCTGTAGACAGAGAAGAGAGCCTTGGCGCGTAGGGTGCGGTGCTGCAAGCTCAGCCGCTGtcggggagctgctggcagtgtAAGGTATCTTGTGGCACCCCTCTCCTGCCGTGTGAGAagggagcaggctgtgctaggCTTCCCGCTGGCAGCATAGCGTGTTGCTTTCCGTTGCTGGAACTGGACGGCACTGCTGTCCGGGTGTGTTCCGGCTTGTGCTCTCTGATTTTATTGGCCCTGTTGACAGCTCAACTAAAGCAGAGTTCCGGATGCTGTTGTTAGGGCACATACAGAACACTGGCAATCACCTTTTTAAGAAATTTCCAGGGTTCAGAAGACACTATTCTGACTACTCTGGGCCTGTTCTTGGACTCCTGAAGGGAAAGGTTGGGCTGGAGTTGGCTTCCCTCCTGAAGTGCAGAGAAGTTGTGCTTATTTTGCTTACTACAGGAAACTGATACAGCCTTGATACTACCATCCCATTTTCACTAAAGTGCTTTGCTTGTTGTGTATTGTTTGAGGTGTGGCAAAGCCCACAGCTGCCAGACAGGAGAGATttgaaatagtttttattttttaatgtattttattcacAGCAGTATATGGGTATAGCTTCTGCGGTGTTTAAGTGCACAGCGTAGCGTTTGCATTTCCCTTCAGCCCTCTGTAGAACGTGATGTGTTTCACAGAGCACTTAATGCAGCGTGGATGTGATGTGTAACCTGGGTCTGCAAACAACACCCTGCCCTGCTTCAGTGGGGGTTGTTGAGTTTTTTtggtgggagagaggaggagaaaaagcacagagcagtTGCTCTAGGTGTAGGATtgagctgcttttaaaatatgagcTGTCAATGTAGTGGGAATGTTGCAGTTTGCACTTCTCCCTGGTGTTGGGTCTGCAGCGGTATACTTCCAGCACCTGTAAAGAAAACAGGCCTGGAGAAAGCGTAGGGCTGTCGCTAGACGTCATGTCAAATTAAATGAATGAAGTCAGGTGGAGAATACAGAAGGAATGAATAACTGCCCTGTGACTCACAAAATCAATAGCCTTATTAGTGCACAAAGCCTCAGGGCATACGGCCTACAAGGAGAGTGTTTTGAGTCTTCAGTTGAAGGCTCTTAAGTGAGTCCTTAATTGACTACAGACAACTTCATAACTTGAGCcatgttggtttgggtttggtccTGGTTTTTTTGATCCCTCCATTCAATCAAAGATAAGATGTCCTTGCAATATTGGCTTTCAAGAACTTGTACACAATCTGTACCTGGGGCAGCTATAACTGGTGCTGTACATGTGGTGTAGGAAGTTCCAAATTTGCTCTGCTGGTGAGCATGttagtgctgctgctgtttgctgcgAAGggctttgcagaaggaaaaacctGCTGATCTACTGTTAGTGCCGGGTTTGGTGATGTTACAGGTGCAGGAGGAGAGGTCTGATGCTGGTGACCCATGAGCATCTCTCTCATCTGTAAGTGTAGAAACCGGGCAAGCTTTATAAAGCTCTCCCGCAGCACTAGTTGCATGTTGAGGTGAAGCCAGGACTCTGAGGTGGGTGAGGGTGAAGATCTGCACTTGCCCTGTTGCTGCCTGGAGTTTGTGAAAGGAGCTGTTTGTGTCGGTGCCCTCGGTGTCTAGCGGGGTGATTTGGAGCATGGAGAGCTGCACATAGCTTGCTGCACAAACTGTTCTTTGGCTTATGCAGCAGATAGAAAGCAAAGAATAACACCACCAGGGCGGCATTATTATTCATTGGCCCAGAACGGCCCAGTGCATTGTGCATAATAAATTAGATTAACTTCCCATGTGTGATAGGActgaatttttccttcttcactttGATATGTGGAGACTGAAATTATATAAAGTGATGACTCATTGAATTGTAAGCTGTTCACGACTGGAGTAAGTTAAATGAATTGCCTTATCGTGAGAGCCAGGCAGTCTTCAGAGCCATGGCATTGATGTTCCTCTAAAAACCCaagcttttccatttctctaaAGCACGGGAGGAGCTGCCTACCTTCGCTCTTGCATATTGATAGGAATCCAGGCATCAGCCAATAGAAGTTAAGCGATGACAAAAAGCTCTTCCCTCAGTGGCTCCAACACTTGCTGAGCTGAGCACCCTGCTGATCAAACATTACATAcagtgcaggagcagggctgttaCCTGGGTGATTCCTGTAACTTAAGGAGTTCAACCAGTGTGAGGCTGAGGGTGGAGGAAGAGATCACGTGGCAGTTCAGAGGTCACGCTCCCACTCCAGTGTAGCGCACGGATAATACGGAAAAGGGATGCTGCGCTTCCAGATAAAACAGTGACCGGCTTGGATAGCATGCCAGTCTCCTAAAAAAGCTTATCTCTGAGGAGAAGGTCCAAAGGAGCTGTTGCATTCAGTGCTGTAACCGTTAATTATGAATTGATATATGGGTgctgttagggttagggactGTTGCTTCCCGTGTTGTCAGAAATGTCTGCAAATCAGACACTTATTCAGAAGGAAACTGGGGTTTAAATAGCCACGTGTGTGATCCTGAAGTAGAGCAGTCGTGACCTAGTCCTGGCCTCAGTCTCCTTAGTCTGTTATTTGGGTAGAGATGCTTCCTGAAGGTCTTCAGATGTGCGTGCAGTGGCTGCAAGTTGAGGAAAACAACAGTTTATCTGTGAGTTTTGCTGTAGAGACCCGTTTCCCTGGGTGAAGGTGACTTAAAGGGAGTGGGATAGGAGGAGCTGTGGCGAGCAGTGCTTGACTGCAAAGGACCTGTGATGAGAGCAGCGACTTAAAATCAGTCCAGGAATAGCAGAACTCGGTTAGCCAATGCTGACTTCACCTCAGTTTCGCTCCTTTGATTCTGCAGACACCGTGAGACTCCTTCTAACCTGGAGATGTTGGCTAGTGCTTCCCTCCCCTACTG
The genomic region above belongs to Falco peregrinus isolate bFalPer1 chromosome 13, bFalPer1.pri, whole genome shotgun sequence and contains:
- the VAMP7 gene encoding vesicle-associated membrane protein 7 is translated as MAILFAVVARGTTILAKHAWCGGNFLEVTEQILAKIPSENNKLTYSHGNYLFHYICQDRIIYLCITDDDFERSRAFNFLNEIKKRFQTTYGSRAQTALPYAMNSEFSSVLAAQLKYHSESKGTDQVAETQAQIDELKGIMVRNIDLVAQRGEKLELLIDKTENLVDSSVTFKTTSRNLARAMCMKNLKLTIVIIIVSIVIIYIILSAACGGLAWPSCVQK